In one window of Camelina sativa cultivar DH55 chromosome 15, Cs, whole genome shotgun sequence DNA:
- the LOC104747611 gene encoding vacuolar protein sorting-associated protein 35A isoform X1, with product MIADGAEDEEKWLAAGAAAFKQNAFYMQRAIDSNNLKDALKYSAQMLSELRTSKLSPHKYYDLYMRAFDELRKLEIFFMEETRRGCSVIELYELVQHAGNILPRLYLLCTAGSVYIKTKEAPAKEILKDLVEMCRGIQHPLRGLFLRSYLAQISRDKLPDIGSEYEGDADTVTDAVEFVLLNFTEMNKLWVRMQHQGPARDKERREKERGELRDLVGKNLHVLSQLEGVDLDMYRDTVLPRVLEQIVNCRDEIAQYYLIDCIIQVFPDEYHLQTLDVLLGACPQLQPSVDIMTVLSRLMERLSNYAALNAEVLPYFLQVEAFSKLNNAIGKVIEAQEDMPILSAVTLYSSLLKFTLHVHPDRLDYADQVLGSCVKQLSGKGKINDTRATREIVSLLSAPLEKYNDVVIALKLTNYPLVVEYLDNETKRIMATVIIRSIMKNNTLITTAEKVEALLELIKGLINDLDEPQGLEVDEDDFEEEQNSVARLVHMLYNDDTEEMFKIISILKKHFLTGGPKRLKFTIPPLVVSTLKLIRRLPVEGDNPFGKEASVTATKIFQFLNQIIEALPNVPSPDLAFRLYLQCAEAANKCDEEPIAYEFFTQAYILYEEEISDSKAQVTALQLIIGTLQRMHVFGVENRDTLTHKATGYSAKLLKKPDQCRAVYACSHLFWLEDHETIQDGDRVLLCLKRALKIANSAQQMGSNGQGSAGSVTLFIEILNKYLYFYEKGIPQITVESVESLIQLIKNEESMPSDPYAESLFASTLQFMEFQKQKGGAIGDRYEEIKV from the exons atgatcgcAGACGGagcagaagatgaagagaagtgGCTCGCCGCCGGTGCTGCTGCTTTCAAGCAAAACGCATTCTACATGCAACGCGCTATT gACTCGAATAATCTGAAAGATGCTCTCAAGTATTCGGCTCAGATGCTCAGCGAGTTACGGACTTCGAAGCTATCACCTCACAAGTACTATGATCTCT ATATGCGAGCTTTTGATGAGTTGAGGAAACTTGAAATTTTCTTCATGGAAGAAACTCGGCGTGGCTGCTCGGTCATTGAACTCTATGAGCTGGTTCAGCATGCTGGTAACATATTACCACGTTT GTATCTCCTATGTACAGCAGGATCCGTTTATATCAAAACCAAGGAAGCTCCTGCCAAAGAAATTCTTAAGGATCTTGTTGAGATGTGTCGTGGGATTCAGCATCCTCTACGTGGTCTCTTCTTGAGAAGTTACCTTGCGCAAATTAGTCGAGATAAATTACCTGACATTGGTTCTGAGTATGAAGG AGATGCTGATACAGTCACAGATGCAGTGGAGTTTGTACTATTGAACTTTACTGAGATGAATAAACTCTGGGTCAGAATGCAACATCAG GGACCTGCTCGAGACAAGGAGAGACGGGAGAAAGAGAGGGGCGAGCTTCGTGACCTT GTTGGAAAGAACCTTCACGTGCTGAGTCAGTTAGAAGGTGTGGACCTTGATATGTACAGAGATACAGTTCTTCCTAGAGTCTTAGAGCAG ATAGTGAACTGCAGAGATGAGATTGCCCAATATTACCTAATAGACTGCATCATTCAAGTTTTTCCTGACGAGTATCACTTGCAGACTCTAGATGTACTTCTTGGGGCTTGTCCACAACTGCAG CCATCAGTTGACATCATGACAGTGCTTTCACGTTTAATGGAGAGGCTGTCAAATTATGCTGCTTTAAATGCTGAAGTATTACCTTACTTCCTGCAAGTTGAAGCTTTCTCAAAGTTGAATAATGCAATTGGAAAG GTGATAGAAGCACAAGAAGACATGCCTATTTTGAGTGCAGTAACCCTATATTCCTCCCTTCTCAAGTTTACTCTTCATGTTCACCCTGATCGGCTTGATTATGCGGACCAAGTGTTG GGATCATGTGTTAAGCAACTGTCCGGAAAAGGAAAGATTAATGACACtcgtgcaacaagggagattgtCTCGCTTTTAAGTGCTCCCCTAGAGAAGTATAATGATGTTGTCATCGCCCTTAAATTAACAAACTATCCCCTTGTAGTGGAGTACCTTGATAAcgaaacaaagagaataatggCTACTGTTATAATTCGAAGCATTATGAAAAACAATACTCTTATTACTACAGCAGAGAAG GTTGAAGCACTGCTTGAACTAATTAAAGGACTTATCAACGATTTGGATGAGCCGCAAGGTCTTGAG gttgatgaagatgattttgAGGAAGAGCAGAATTCTGTCGCGCGTCTCGTTCACATGTTATATAATGATGACACGGAAGAGATGTTTAAG ATAATCAGTATCCTGAAGAAGCATTTCCTAACAGGAGGGCCAAAGCGCTTAAAGTTTACCATTCCTCCCCTTGTTGTTTCTACTCTAAAG cTAATCAGGCGATTGCCAGTGGAAGGAGACAATCCTTTTGGAAAAGAGGCTTCTGTTACTGCTACTAAAATATTCCAATTTCTAAATCAG ATTATTGAAGCACTACCTAATGTTCCATCACCTGACTTGGCATTCCGGTTGTACTTGCAATGTGCTGAG GCCGCGAATAAGTGTGATGAAGAACCTATTGCATACGAATTTTTCACCCAGGCATACATCTTATACGAAGAAGAAATTTCA GACTCAAAGGCCCAAGTGACTGCGTTACAACTTATAATTGGAACTCTGCAAAGGATGCACGTATTTGGTGTTGAGAATAGAGATACTTTAACACACAAGGCTACGGGG TATTCAGCGAAACTTCTAAAGAAACCTGACCAATGTCGAGCTGTTTATGCATGTTCTCATCTATTCTGGCTTGAAGATCATGAGACCATACAAGATGGAGACAG GGTTCTGCTTTGTCTCAAACGAGCGCTTAAAATTGCAAATTCGGCTCAACAAATGGGTAGCAATGGTCAGGGTAGTGCAGGATCTGTTACCCTCTTCATCGAGATACTAAACAA GTATCTTTATTTCTATGAGAAAGGGATTCCACAGATAACAGTTGAATCAGTGGAGAGCCTGATCCAACTGATCAAGAACGAAGAATCAATGCCATCTGATCCATATGCTGAATCGTTGTTTGCAAGTACGCTTCAGTTCATGGAGTTTCAAAAGCAGAAAGGCGGTGCCATTGGTGACAGATACGAGGAGATCAAAGTATAG
- the LOC104747611 gene encoding vacuolar protein sorting-associated protein 35A isoform X2 — protein sequence MLSSIRLRCSASYGLRSYHLTNMRAFDELRKLEIFFMEETRRGCSVIELYELVQHAGNILPRLYLLCTAGSVYIKTKEAPAKEILKDLVEMCRGIQHPLRGLFLRSYLAQISRDKLPDIGSEYEGDADTVTDAVEFVLLNFTEMNKLWVRMQHQGPARDKERREKERGELRDLVGKNLHVLSQLEGVDLDMYRDTVLPRVLEQIVNCRDEIAQYYLIDCIIQVFPDEYHLQTLDVLLGACPQLQPSVDIMTVLSRLMERLSNYAALNAEVLPYFLQVEAFSKLNNAIGKVIEAQEDMPILSAVTLYSSLLKFTLHVHPDRLDYADQVLGSCVKQLSGKGKINDTRATREIVSLLSAPLEKYNDVVIALKLTNYPLVVEYLDNETKRIMATVIIRSIMKNNTLITTAEKVEALLELIKGLINDLDEPQGLEVDEDDFEEEQNSVARLVHMLYNDDTEEMFKIISILKKHFLTGGPKRLKFTIPPLVVSTLKLIRRLPVEGDNPFGKEASVTATKIFQFLNQIIEALPNVPSPDLAFRLYLQCAEAANKCDEEPIAYEFFTQAYILYEEEISDSKAQVTALQLIIGTLQRMHVFGVENRDTLTHKATGYSAKLLKKPDQCRAVYACSHLFWLEDHETIQDGDRVLLCLKRALKIANSAQQMGSNGQGSAGSVTLFIEILNKYLYFYEKGIPQITVESVESLIQLIKNEESMPSDPYAESLFASTLQFMEFQKQKGGAIGDRYEEIKV from the exons ATGCTCTCAAGTATTCGGCTCAGATGCTCAGCGAGTTACGGACTTCGAAGCTATCACCTCACAA ATATGCGAGCTTTTGATGAGTTGAGGAAACTTGAAATTTTCTTCATGGAAGAAACTCGGCGTGGCTGCTCGGTCATTGAACTCTATGAGCTGGTTCAGCATGCTGGTAACATATTACCACGTTT GTATCTCCTATGTACAGCAGGATCCGTTTATATCAAAACCAAGGAAGCTCCTGCCAAAGAAATTCTTAAGGATCTTGTTGAGATGTGTCGTGGGATTCAGCATCCTCTACGTGGTCTCTTCTTGAGAAGTTACCTTGCGCAAATTAGTCGAGATAAATTACCTGACATTGGTTCTGAGTATGAAGG AGATGCTGATACAGTCACAGATGCAGTGGAGTTTGTACTATTGAACTTTACTGAGATGAATAAACTCTGGGTCAGAATGCAACATCAG GGACCTGCTCGAGACAAGGAGAGACGGGAGAAAGAGAGGGGCGAGCTTCGTGACCTT GTTGGAAAGAACCTTCACGTGCTGAGTCAGTTAGAAGGTGTGGACCTTGATATGTACAGAGATACAGTTCTTCCTAGAGTCTTAGAGCAG ATAGTGAACTGCAGAGATGAGATTGCCCAATATTACCTAATAGACTGCATCATTCAAGTTTTTCCTGACGAGTATCACTTGCAGACTCTAGATGTACTTCTTGGGGCTTGTCCACAACTGCAG CCATCAGTTGACATCATGACAGTGCTTTCACGTTTAATGGAGAGGCTGTCAAATTATGCTGCTTTAAATGCTGAAGTATTACCTTACTTCCTGCAAGTTGAAGCTTTCTCAAAGTTGAATAATGCAATTGGAAAG GTGATAGAAGCACAAGAAGACATGCCTATTTTGAGTGCAGTAACCCTATATTCCTCCCTTCTCAAGTTTACTCTTCATGTTCACCCTGATCGGCTTGATTATGCGGACCAAGTGTTG GGATCATGTGTTAAGCAACTGTCCGGAAAAGGAAAGATTAATGACACtcgtgcaacaagggagattgtCTCGCTTTTAAGTGCTCCCCTAGAGAAGTATAATGATGTTGTCATCGCCCTTAAATTAACAAACTATCCCCTTGTAGTGGAGTACCTTGATAAcgaaacaaagagaataatggCTACTGTTATAATTCGAAGCATTATGAAAAACAATACTCTTATTACTACAGCAGAGAAG GTTGAAGCACTGCTTGAACTAATTAAAGGACTTATCAACGATTTGGATGAGCCGCAAGGTCTTGAG gttgatgaagatgattttgAGGAAGAGCAGAATTCTGTCGCGCGTCTCGTTCACATGTTATATAATGATGACACGGAAGAGATGTTTAAG ATAATCAGTATCCTGAAGAAGCATTTCCTAACAGGAGGGCCAAAGCGCTTAAAGTTTACCATTCCTCCCCTTGTTGTTTCTACTCTAAAG cTAATCAGGCGATTGCCAGTGGAAGGAGACAATCCTTTTGGAAAAGAGGCTTCTGTTACTGCTACTAAAATATTCCAATTTCTAAATCAG ATTATTGAAGCACTACCTAATGTTCCATCACCTGACTTGGCATTCCGGTTGTACTTGCAATGTGCTGAG GCCGCGAATAAGTGTGATGAAGAACCTATTGCATACGAATTTTTCACCCAGGCATACATCTTATACGAAGAAGAAATTTCA GACTCAAAGGCCCAAGTGACTGCGTTACAACTTATAATTGGAACTCTGCAAAGGATGCACGTATTTGGTGTTGAGAATAGAGATACTTTAACACACAAGGCTACGGGG TATTCAGCGAAACTTCTAAAGAAACCTGACCAATGTCGAGCTGTTTATGCATGTTCTCATCTATTCTGGCTTGAAGATCATGAGACCATACAAGATGGAGACAG GGTTCTGCTTTGTCTCAAACGAGCGCTTAAAATTGCAAATTCGGCTCAACAAATGGGTAGCAATGGTCAGGGTAGTGCAGGATCTGTTACCCTCTTCATCGAGATACTAAACAA GTATCTTTATTTCTATGAGAAAGGGATTCCACAGATAACAGTTGAATCAGTGGAGAGCCTGATCCAACTGATCAAGAACGAAGAATCAATGCCATCTGATCCATATGCTGAATCGTTGTTTGCAAGTACGCTTCAGTTCATGGAGTTTCAAAAGCAGAAAGGCGGTGCCATTGGTGACAGATACGAGGAGATCAAAGTATAG
- the LOC104747611 gene encoding vacuolar protein sorting-associated protein 35A isoform X3, producing MYRDTVLPRVLEQIVNCRDEIAQYYLIDCIIQVFPDEYHLQTLDVLLGACPQLQPSVDIMTVLSRLMERLSNYAALNAEVLPYFLQVEAFSKLNNAIGKVIEAQEDMPILSAVTLYSSLLKFTLHVHPDRLDYADQVLGSCVKQLSGKGKINDTRATREIVSLLSAPLEKYNDVVIALKLTNYPLVVEYLDNETKRIMATVIIRSIMKNNTLITTAEKVEALLELIKGLINDLDEPQGLEVDEDDFEEEQNSVARLVHMLYNDDTEEMFKIISILKKHFLTGGPKRLKFTIPPLVVSTLKLIRRLPVEGDNPFGKEASVTATKIFQFLNQIIEALPNVPSPDLAFRLYLQCAEAANKCDEEPIAYEFFTQAYILYEEEISDSKAQVTALQLIIGTLQRMHVFGVENRDTLTHKATGYSAKLLKKPDQCRAVYACSHLFWLEDHETIQDGDRVLLCLKRALKIANSAQQMGSNGQGSAGSVTLFIEILNKYLYFYEKGIPQITVESVESLIQLIKNEESMPSDPYAESLFASTLQFMEFQKQKGGAIGDRYEEIKV from the exons ATGTACAGAGATACAGTTCTTCCTAGAGTCTTAGAGCAG ATAGTGAACTGCAGAGATGAGATTGCCCAATATTACCTAATAGACTGCATCATTCAAGTTTTTCCTGACGAGTATCACTTGCAGACTCTAGATGTACTTCTTGGGGCTTGTCCACAACTGCAG CCATCAGTTGACATCATGACAGTGCTTTCACGTTTAATGGAGAGGCTGTCAAATTATGCTGCTTTAAATGCTGAAGTATTACCTTACTTCCTGCAAGTTGAAGCTTTCTCAAAGTTGAATAATGCAATTGGAAAG GTGATAGAAGCACAAGAAGACATGCCTATTTTGAGTGCAGTAACCCTATATTCCTCCCTTCTCAAGTTTACTCTTCATGTTCACCCTGATCGGCTTGATTATGCGGACCAAGTGTTG GGATCATGTGTTAAGCAACTGTCCGGAAAAGGAAAGATTAATGACACtcgtgcaacaagggagattgtCTCGCTTTTAAGTGCTCCCCTAGAGAAGTATAATGATGTTGTCATCGCCCTTAAATTAACAAACTATCCCCTTGTAGTGGAGTACCTTGATAAcgaaacaaagagaataatggCTACTGTTATAATTCGAAGCATTATGAAAAACAATACTCTTATTACTACAGCAGAGAAG GTTGAAGCACTGCTTGAACTAATTAAAGGACTTATCAACGATTTGGATGAGCCGCAAGGTCTTGAG gttgatgaagatgattttgAGGAAGAGCAGAATTCTGTCGCGCGTCTCGTTCACATGTTATATAATGATGACACGGAAGAGATGTTTAAG ATAATCAGTATCCTGAAGAAGCATTTCCTAACAGGAGGGCCAAAGCGCTTAAAGTTTACCATTCCTCCCCTTGTTGTTTCTACTCTAAAG cTAATCAGGCGATTGCCAGTGGAAGGAGACAATCCTTTTGGAAAAGAGGCTTCTGTTACTGCTACTAAAATATTCCAATTTCTAAATCAG ATTATTGAAGCACTACCTAATGTTCCATCACCTGACTTGGCATTCCGGTTGTACTTGCAATGTGCTGAG GCCGCGAATAAGTGTGATGAAGAACCTATTGCATACGAATTTTTCACCCAGGCATACATCTTATACGAAGAAGAAATTTCA GACTCAAAGGCCCAAGTGACTGCGTTACAACTTATAATTGGAACTCTGCAAAGGATGCACGTATTTGGTGTTGAGAATAGAGATACTTTAACACACAAGGCTACGGGG TATTCAGCGAAACTTCTAAAGAAACCTGACCAATGTCGAGCTGTTTATGCATGTTCTCATCTATTCTGGCTTGAAGATCATGAGACCATACAAGATGGAGACAG GGTTCTGCTTTGTCTCAAACGAGCGCTTAAAATTGCAAATTCGGCTCAACAAATGGGTAGCAATGGTCAGGGTAGTGCAGGATCTGTTACCCTCTTCATCGAGATACTAAACAA GTATCTTTATTTCTATGAGAAAGGGATTCCACAGATAACAGTTGAATCAGTGGAGAGCCTGATCCAACTGATCAAGAACGAAGAATCAATGCCATCTGATCCATATGCTGAATCGTTGTTTGCAAGTACGCTTCAGTTCATGGAGTTTCAAAAGCAGAAAGGCGGTGCCATTGGTGACAGATACGAGGAGATCAAAGTATAG
- the LOC104747612 gene encoding rac-like GTP-binding protein ARAC1, with translation MSASRFIKCVTVGDGAVGKTCLLISYTSNTFPTDYVPTVFDNFSANVVVNGSTVNLGLWDTAGQEDYNRLRPLSYRGADVFILAFSLISKASYENVSKKWIPELKHYAPGVPIVLVGTKLDLRDDKQFFIDHPGAVPITTAQGEELKKLIGAPAYIECSSKTQENVKGVFDAAIRVVLQPPKQKKKKSKAQKACSIL, from the exons ATGAGCGCTTCGAGGTTCATAAAGTGTGTCACCGTTGGCGACGGAGCTGTTGGCAAAACCTGTTTGCTGATTTCTTACACCAGCAACACTTTTCCTACG GATTACGTACCGACTGTTTTCGATAACTTTAGTGCTAATGTGGTTGTTAACGGGAGCACTGTCAACCTAGGACTATGGGATACCGCAG GGCAGGAAGATTATAACAGATTAAGACCTTTGAGTTACCGCGGTGCTGACGTTTTCATCTTAGCATTCTCTCTTATCAGTAAGGCTAGTTATGAGAATGTCTCCAAGAAG TGGATCCCAGAGCTGAAGCACTATGCCCCTGGTGTCCCAATAGTTCTTGTTGGAACCAAACTAG ATCTTCGGGATGACAAACAGTTCTTCATTGACCACCCTGGTGCTGTACCTATTACCACTGCTCAG GGAGAGGAACTGAAGAAGCTAATTGGAGCTCCTGCATACATCGAGTGTAGTTCAAAAACACAGGag AACGTGAAAGGTGTATTTGATGCAGCAATCCGAGTGGTTCTTCAACCTCCaaagcagaagaaaaagaaaagcaaagcaCAAAAAGCCTGCTCCATTTTGTAA